GCAACGCGCACGTCGAGGCCGCCGGCCCGGCGTTCCAGACCGTTGGCGGGTCGGCCGGGGTGAGCCTCGCCTACAACTCGCGGCAGGGCGCGCCGCACGGAGTGCGCGCCTCCTACTTCAACGACTCGCGGCACACCGGCACCCCGGACGCGACCCCTGTGATGGTGCGCGGCGAGTCGCAGGTCAACCTGGACTGGGGCGTCCCGTGGACCGGCAACCCGGACAACCAGCCGTGGCGGGACAATCCCATGCCGCCGGCACTGGACAAGAACTGGTTCGTCGTGCGCTGGGAGGGCCAGTTCAAGGCCGCGGTCACCGGGGACTTCCAGTTTGCGGGCGCGCACACCGACGGCGCGCGGGTCTGGGTGGGCGACAAGCTCGTCTACGACAACCCCAGCCCCGCCGATCCCGGCGACGACTTCCTGCTGCCCGGCGCGCACCAGGCCCAGGAAGTCGCCCTCAAGGCCGGTCAGTTGGTGCCGCTGCGCGTCGAGCTGTACCACCGCTCCGACCAGCGCCCCCGCATGGTGCTGTGGGCCAAGAGCAGCACCGGCCCCGATGACCAGCGCACCCACAACCTGCAACCGCGGATCGTGCCGACGGAGTGGCTCCTCTCCTCGGACTCACAGTCGCTGCCCGCGGGCTGGACTCTGTCGGCGCAGTCCAGCGGCTACAGCCACGCCGAGATGCTGGACGGATCGGTGGTGCTCACCGACTCCGCCGGCGGCAAGCACACCTGGGCCAAGGCGTCCACGGGCGGCTACACGCCGCCGGTGGGCGAGGACGGCGTGCTCGCCTTCGACAGCAAGGGCCAGATCACGGTCACCGAGGGCGAAACGGTGTCACTGTTCAGCCCCGATGGCGCGCTGGCCGCGGTGGAGTCGGTACTGGACGGGAAGAAGCCCGCCGCCCTGCAGTACGTCTACAGCGGGACACCACCGCGCCTGACCCGGATCAAGGACCCGGTCTCCGGCCGCTCCCACCAGCTGTTCTACAACACCGACGGCAGCGACAGCTGTTACGGCGGGACGTCCCGCCCGCCGGGCGCGGACCAGGCACCACTACAGATGCTGTGCCGGATCCGCTACTGGGACGGCAGCGAGACCCGCCTGTGGTACCAGATGGGCACCCTGGCCCGGATCGAGAACCCCGGCGCGTCCATGCAGGACTTCGATTACGTCGGCCGGGCCTCGGCCAAACAGCTCTACGACGAGGCCGGCGACAACGAGGAGGAGAAGCAGAAGGCCCTCGACAGCATCGGGCCGCTGGCCACCCTCCGCGGCGGCCTGGCCTACGACTGGGTGGCCCGCCAGGCCCCGTCCGAGGAGAACGGGTGCACCAACACCAGTGACACGGCGGCCGCTTGTACGGTGATCGGCTACGCCTCCGTGATCGAACAGCCTCAGGAACCGCCGGCCCTGCGCGCGGTCCAGGTGCTGGCCCCGGCCCCGGACGGCCGCTCGAGCGGGCTGCGGGCCGAGCACTTCTACCAGTACTACCTCGAACGCAAGCAGGCCACCGTGGCCCTGGCGGGGGTGTACGACTCCACCCGCTCGCGCACCGCGACGTACGACGACGCGGGCCGCACCCTGGTCACCACCGACTTCACCGGCGCGACCATTTCCGCCGAGTGGAACGCGAAGGACCAGGCCACCGCCGCGGTCGACAGCGCCGGCCGGCGCTCCACCACGGTCTACGACCACGCCGACCGCCCGGTCGACAAGTACGGCCCGGCACCGGCGACGTGCTTCACCGGCCAGACCCCGACACCCTCGTGCGCGGCGAAGATGCCGCACAGCCATACCAGTTACGACGAGGGGCTCGCGGGACTCTCGGCTGCCTTCTACGACAACCCGGAACTGTCAGGCGTACCCACCTCCTTCGCCACTGGCGTGGGTGCCAGCGACGGGGCGTTGTCCCGCTCGTGGGGGGCGAGCCCGCCGGTGGCGAACACCGGTGGCTGGTCGGGCCGGTTCACCGGCGAGGTGCAGTTCCCCACCACCGGCGAATACGGTCTCGGATTCACCGCGGTCGACGGCGTGCGCCTGTGGGTGGACGACGTACTGACCGTCGACAGCTGGAGCGACAAACCCTCCACCGCGGTCACTGGCAAGTACACCAACACCGCGGCCGGCAGCCGCCACCGCGTCCGCGTCGACTACTACAACCGCACGGGCAAGACGGGTGCCCTGGCCTTCACCTGGACCCAGCCCGGCGTCGGCGGACCGGTTCCCGTGCCAGGGGCGAACCTCGCACCCCGCTACGGCTGGGCGACCAGCTCCACCACCGACGACACCTCCGGCGGCGACAAGGAACGGGCCCCGTCCAAGCGCAGCACCAGCAGTTACTCCGACCCGGCGGCGGGCATCGATCCGGTGTACGGGCTCCAGGTGTCCAGCACGCTCGATCCCGACGGGCTGGGCCTGACCTCCCGGACCACCTATGAGCGACCGGGTGAGAACTACCTGCGCAAACTCGCCACGGCCATGTCCGCCGGCGACATCACCAACCCCGACAAGCGCAGCACGACCGTGTACTACGGCGACAGCGAGACGCGCGCCAACCCCTGTGACCCGAACGCTCCCGCCGCCAACCAGGGCGGCCTGGCGAAGACCGCCACGGCGGCGAGACCGGGCACCGGACCAGCCCTCACGGGCGAGACGGTGTACGACGAAACCGGCCGTGTGGTGGCGCAGCGCATCAACGACGAGGCGTGGTCCTGCAACAGCTACGACGTACGCGGCCGGGTGGTGAAGAAGAGCACGCCCGCGTACGGCGGCAAGGCGGCCCACACCGTCGTCATCGACTATGCCGTCGGCGGTGACCCGCTTACGTCGAAGGTGACCGACGAGAACGGATCGATCACCACCGTGATCGACCTGCTGAGCCAGGAGGTCGGCTACACCGACGCCAACGGCGTCACCTCCAGGTCCACCTATGACCAGGTCGGACGGCTGACGACGGACACCACCACGGTCAAGGGAGTGTCCAGCACGGTGACGTACACCTGGAACGACGGCAACCAGTTGACCAACGTCAAGCTGGACGGCACCACCGTCGCCACCCCCGCCTACGACGCCTCCGCCGAACTGACCGGTGTCGCCTACGGCAACGGATCCCGTCTCGCCTCGCTGACGCGTAACGACGCCGGCAAGCCGACCGCGTTGGCGTGGAAGACCTCCGCATCCACGGTGGTCGACACCGTCGCCCGTTCCCGCGACAACCGCGTCACCGACGACACGGTGACCGCGGACGGCAAACCCGTCGCGAACTACTCCTACACCTACGACGTCATCGGCCGGTTGACCGCGGCGACCGTCCCGCACCACCAGCTCGGCTACCGGTTCGACCCGGCGGACGGCTGTGGTACGGCCAAGACGGCAGGGCTGAACACCAACCGGACCTCGTCCACCGACAGCCTCGACGGCGGTCCGGCGGTCACCACCAACTACTGCTACGACGGCGCCGACCGGCTGACCTCCACCAGCGGCGGCCTCGCACTCGCAGTTGCCTACGACACGCACGGAGACACGGTCCAGCTGGGCGGCGACACCCTCGGCTACGACTCCGCCAAGCGCCACGTCCAGACCACGACCGCGTCCGGTACCTCGATCTCCTACACCAGGGACTCGGCCGACAGGCTGATCGCCCGCACGGCCGTCGGTGCCGCCGACCTGTCGAAGAACGGGACCACCCGCTACTCCTACAGCTCCAAGCACGACAACGCGGATCTCATCCTGGGCAAGGACGGCAGCCTGCTGCAGCGCATCGTGGCGCTGCCCGGCGGAGTGCTGCTGACCAAGAACTACGACCGGTCCGCCACCACCAACTGGGCCTACCCCAACATCCACGGTGACGTGCTGTTCACCGCGGACGGGTCCGCCACTCGCACCGGCGACATCCGGCTTTATGACCCGTACGGTCAGAACATCGACCCCGCTACCGGTGCGCTGGCCGACATCCCCGTCCCGGCCACCGCGGCCGGTGGGATGGACTTCGGGTGGCTGGGCCAGTACGAGCGGCCGGTGGAACACCTGGCGGGCCAGCAGGCCATCGAGATGGGCGCCCGTGTCTACCTGCCGGTGCTCGGCCGTTTCCTGCAGGTCGACCCGGTGCAGGGCGGATCGGCCAACGATTACGACTACGTCAATGCGGACCCGATCAACGGCCTGGACCTCGCGGGCACCTTCGGCTGGAAATCGGTGGTCTCCACCGCCACCAAGGCGGCGGAGGTGGTGGCCTTCGTGCCGGGGCCGATCGGTACGGTCGCCTCCGGGGTGGCCGTGGCCGGCCAGCTCGCGCAGGGCAACAAGCAGGCCGCGGCGATGGACGCGCTGGGCATGATTCCCGGCGGCAAGCTCGTCGGCACCATGGCCAAGACCGCCGGCAAGGAGGCCTCGACACTGGGGAAGGCCGCCGAGGCCTTGGAGAACGGGTGCAATTCCTTCGCCCCCGACACCCCGGTGGTGATGGCAGACGGCACCACCAAACCGATCAGTGACGTCCAAGAAGGTGACCTGGTCCAAGCCACGGACCCCGCCACCGGTCACACCGTGGATGAACCCGTCGCGGACGTCATCACCGGCCACGGCACCAAGCACCTGATCGACATCGGCGTCGAGGGGGCCCAGCCGGTGACCATCACCGCCACCGCCAACCATCCCCTCTGGACCCAGGGCCAGGGCTGGGTCGACGCCGGGGACATCAGGACCGGTGACCTGGTCCGCGGTGGGCCCGGCTCTGCAGCCGTGCGGGTCGGCTCCGTCCACGACCGCGGCGAGGTGGCTGATCAAACCGTCTTCAACCTGAGTGTCAGCCGCATCCACACCTACTACGTCGCGGCCGGGCCGAAGCAGATCCTGGT
This is a stretch of genomic DNA from Streptomyces sp. NBC_00536. It encodes these proteins:
- a CDS encoding PA14 domain-containing protein; amino-acid sequence: MPRNLPLLSVSSPGEQKPQGPGAEPKQPKADFAPLATGEHARFDARRAVHGADADSAPQTRPVAPVDGAVVGTETPLLQVDSVGDGFLYCFKISTGFDGRSGSVVDSGCLDQPQWTVPKHVLHDGGRYTWTVATAVAGATTATSPLWVGHFTVNQRVGDPGPAPTDHLGPVTVNLFNGNAHVEAAGPAFQTVGGSAGVSLAYNSRQGAPHGVRASYFNDSRHTGTPDATPVMVRGESQVNLDWGVPWTGNPDNQPWRDNPMPPALDKNWFVVRWEGQFKAAVTGDFQFAGAHTDGARVWVGDKLVYDNPSPADPGDDFLLPGAHQAQEVALKAGQLVPLRVELYHRSDQRPRMVLWAKSSTGPDDQRTHNLQPRIVPTEWLLSSDSQSLPAGWTLSAQSSGYSHAEMLDGSVVLTDSAGGKHTWAKASTGGYTPPVGEDGVLAFDSKGQITVTEGETVSLFSPDGALAAVESVLDGKKPAALQYVYSGTPPRLTRIKDPVSGRSHQLFYNTDGSDSCYGGTSRPPGADQAPLQMLCRIRYWDGSETRLWYQMGTLARIENPGASMQDFDYVGRASAKQLYDEAGDNEEEKQKALDSIGPLATLRGGLAYDWVARQAPSEENGCTNTSDTAAACTVIGYASVIEQPQEPPALRAVQVLAPAPDGRSSGLRAEHFYQYYLERKQATVALAGVYDSTRSRTATYDDAGRTLVTTDFTGATISAEWNAKDQATAAVDSAGRRSTTVYDHADRPVDKYGPAPATCFTGQTPTPSCAAKMPHSHTSYDEGLAGLSAAFYDNPELSGVPTSFATGVGASDGALSRSWGASPPVANTGGWSGRFTGEVQFPTTGEYGLGFTAVDGVRLWVDDVLTVDSWSDKPSTAVTGKYTNTAAGSRHRVRVDYYNRTGKTGALAFTWTQPGVGGPVPVPGANLAPRYGWATSSTTDDTSGGDKERAPSKRSTSSYSDPAAGIDPVYGLQVSSTLDPDGLGLTSRTTYERPGENYLRKLATAMSAGDITNPDKRSTTVYYGDSETRANPCDPNAPAANQGGLAKTATAARPGTGPALTGETVYDETGRVVAQRINDEAWSCNSYDVRGRVVKKSTPAYGGKAAHTVVIDYAVGGDPLTSKVTDENGSITTVIDLLSQEVGYTDANGVTSRSTYDQVGRLTTDTTTVKGVSSTVTYTWNDGNQLTNVKLDGTTVATPAYDASAELTGVAYGNGSRLASLTRNDAGKPTALAWKTSASTVVDTVARSRDNRVTDDTVTADGKPVANYSYTYDVIGRLTAATVPHHQLGYRFDPADGCGTAKTAGLNTNRTSSTDSLDGGPAVTTNYCYDGADRLTSTSGGLALAVAYDTHGDTVQLGGDTLGYDSAKRHVQTTTASGTSISYTRDSADRLIARTAVGAADLSKNGTTRYSYSSKHDNADLILGKDGSLLQRIVALPGGVLLTKNYDRSATTNWAYPNIHGDVLFTADGSATRTGDIRLYDPYGQNIDPATGALADIPVPATAAGGMDFGWLGQYERPVEHLAGQQAIEMGARVYLPVLGRFLQVDPVQGGSANDYDYVNADPINGLDLAGTFGWKSVVSTATKAAEVVAFVPGPIGTVASGVAVAGQLAQGNKQAAAMDALGMIPGGKLVGTMAKTAGKEASTLGKAAEALENGCNSFAPDTPVVMADGTTKPISDVQEGDLVQATDPATGHTVDEPVADVITGHGTKHLIDIGVEGAQPVTITATANHPLWTQGQGWVDAGDIRTGDLVRGGPGSAAVRVGSVHDRGEVADQTVFNLSVSRIHTYYVAAGPKQILVHNAAACDRSFKNFTQAGKRDVADANADKYNGYHLCEWCGREVTKPAQSQRGVTPSPDEWNVDHKIPKAQGGAGSPDNGQLLCRPCNGWKSDGY